In Exiguobacterium sibiricum 7-3, a genomic segment contains:
- a CDS encoding iron-sulfur cluster biosynthesis family protein, whose translation MQITFTEAALDRIDQLRGDTEGQLHLYYDTEGCGCGNSGIFSIRLVSAATDEDMTIDSNVGPVLVKRWSSHFLDQEMTLDYNAEKKSLILKSDGQYFNTNVLVTDQTGCQLTANR comes from the coding sequence ATGCAGATTACATTTACAGAAGCTGCACTTGATCGCATCGATCAATTACGTGGTGATACGGAAGGCCAATTGCATCTGTATTACGATACAGAAGGATGCGGATGCGGGAACTCAGGTATTTTCAGCATTCGTCTCGTCTCCGCCGCAACGGATGAAGATATGACGATTGATTCAAATGTCGGACCCGTCCTTGTCAAACGGTGGTCGAGTCATTTTCTCGATCAGGAGATGACACTTGACTACAATGCAGAGAAAAAATCATTGATTTTAAAAAGTGACGGTCAATATTTCAATACGAACGTCCTCGTTACCGATCAGACCGGCTGCCAATTGACAGCCAACCGGTAA
- a CDS encoding ABC transporter ATP-binding protein, translating to MADNNTIIQFTDVTKRFDDQTVLERVSFEIERGKFYTLLGPSGCGKTTVLRLIAGFTEATEGDILFNGKRINDVPANKRQVNTVFQDYALFPHLNVFENIAFGLRIKKMKEAEIKTRVLDALKFVNLSGYENREITEMSGGQRQRVAIARAIVNEPEVILLDEPLSALDLKLRTEMQYELRDLQRRLGITFIFVTHDQEEALAMSDEIFVLNHGLIQQSGTPTDIYDEPINRFVADFIGESNIIPGRMLMDYRVSFAEKEFECVDRGLELNEPVEIVIRPEDLEITSVAQGKLRVTVDSQLFRGVHYEIACMDEVGNEWLVHSTKKATVGEQIGLTFDPEAIHVMRLNETEEEFDKRLESYDGVL from the coding sequence TTGGCAGACAACAATACGATCATTCAATTTACAGACGTGACGAAACGTTTTGACGATCAGACGGTTCTGGAACGAGTCAGTTTTGAAATCGAACGGGGAAAATTTTACACGTTGCTCGGACCGTCCGGTTGCGGGAAGACGACGGTCTTACGGCTGATTGCCGGATTCACTGAGGCGACAGAAGGCGATATCCTGTTTAACGGAAAACGGATCAACGATGTTCCCGCCAACAAACGGCAAGTCAACACGGTCTTTCAGGATTATGCCTTGTTCCCGCACCTCAACGTCTTTGAGAACATCGCCTTCGGGTTACGGATTAAAAAGATGAAGGAAGCGGAAATCAAGACGCGTGTGCTCGATGCGCTGAAGTTCGTCAACTTATCAGGCTACGAGAACCGTGAAATCACGGAGATGTCAGGCGGACAACGCCAGCGTGTCGCGATTGCCCGGGCCATCGTCAACGAACCGGAAGTCATCTTACTGGATGAACCGTTATCGGCACTCGATTTAAAACTCCGGACAGAAATGCAGTATGAGCTGCGTGATTTACAACGGCGTCTCGGCATCACATTCATCTTCGTCACTCACGATCAGGAAGAAGCACTCGCGATGTCGGACGAAATCTTTGTCCTCAATCATGGTCTGATTCAACAATCCGGTACACCGACGGATATTTATGATGAGCCGATCAACCGCTTCGTCGCCGACTTCATCGGGGAGTCGAATATCATCCCGGGACGAATGTTGATGGATTACCGCGTCTCATTCGCTGAAAAAGAATTTGAGTGTGTCGACCGTGGTCTCGAATTAAATGAACCGGTTGAAATCGTCATCCGTCCGGAAGACTTGGAAATTACGAGTGTCGCGCAAGGCAAGCTGCGTGTGACGGTCGATTCGCAGTTGTTCCGCGGCGTACATTATGAGATTGCCTGCATGGATGAAGTCGGAAACGAATGGCTCGTCCACAGTACGAAAAAAGCGACGGTCGGTGAACAGATCGGCTTGACGTTTGATCCGGAAGCGATTCATGTCATGCGTCTGAATGAGACGGAAGAGGAATTTGATAAACGACTTGAATCATATGACGGGGTGCTGTGA
- a CDS encoding DegV family protein produces the protein MKIAWITDSTTILPDSISQHEDLTVVPLLVMKDGESFTDGVNVQAETVYQWIDAKHKVTTSQPSIGTFTEHYERLKEQYDVGFAIHLSSELSGTYNASVQGAEIAGFRLIAIDSRCGIYPAGQLLAEAMQLAADGMPVEEIEQYILERRFDHHIEFTVANLDQLQAGGRISSTKAFVGNLLQLRPLFHFEDGKIVPYQTVRTFKKAHAKIFDHLVEMLESGTVTDVSLFHATAYDLALEWKMNLEKRFDVTVRIDNLTPVLGSHTGNPAIGMSFLNPTSRR, from the coding sequence ATGAAGATTGCATGGATTACAGATAGCACGACGATTTTACCCGATTCGATTTCTCAGCACGAAGACTTGACTGTCGTCCCTCTTCTCGTCATGAAAGATGGCGAAAGTTTTACGGACGGTGTCAATGTCCAGGCCGAGACCGTCTATCAATGGATTGATGCGAAACATAAGGTCACGACCAGTCAACCGTCCATCGGTACGTTCACTGAGCACTATGAGCGGTTAAAAGAACAGTATGATGTCGGCTTTGCCATCCATCTTTCAAGCGAGCTGAGCGGCACGTATAACGCTTCTGTTCAAGGTGCTGAAATTGCCGGCTTCCGTTTGATTGCGATCGATTCCCGATGCGGCATCTATCCGGCAGGCCAATTGCTTGCGGAAGCGATGCAACTGGCAGCAGACGGGATGCCGGTCGAAGAAATCGAGCAGTATATTCTAGAGCGCCGCTTCGACCATCACATCGAGTTCACTGTCGCGAACCTCGATCAGTTGCAGGCAGGCGGACGGATTTCCTCGACGAAGGCATTTGTCGGTAATTTACTTCAGTTGCGTCCGCTGTTTCATTTTGAAGATGGCAAAATCGTTCCGTATCAGACGGTTCGAACCTTCAAAAAAGCCCATGCCAAGATTTTTGACCACCTCGTTGAAATGCTTGAGAGTGGAACGGTCACCGATGTCTCGTTGTTCCACGCGACTGCTTACGATTTGGCACTCGAATGGAAAATGAATCTCGAAAAGCGGTTCGATGTCACAGTTCGCATCGATAACTTAACGCCTGTTCTCGGCTCGCATACAGGTAATCCAGCCATCGGGATGTCCTTCTTAAACCCGACGAGCCGACGCTGA
- a CDS encoding ABC transporter substrate-binding protein yields the protein MKKLIQLFVAIFLISGIILFALNRLNATQGYSGKNVLNIYNWGDYIDPELIDQFEKESGIKVVYQTFDSNEAMLTKIEQGGTTYDIAVPSDYAIAKMIEEKLVLPIDQKKVPNLKNIDPRFLDLSFDPGNRYSIPYFWGTVGIVYNQKLIDGKEPTSWKDLWDPALKNQILLADGAREVMGMSLNSLGYSLNETDETKLQEAKANLMELTPNVKAIVGDEIKLLLANEEAGIGVVWSGDANEIMSENENLNYVIPKEGSNVWFDNIVIPKTAKNVKGAHEFINFMLDPKNAAKNADYVGYSTPNEAALKLLDRDVREDKRFYPDKQVTDTLEVYENLGKEMLAHYNELFLEFKMHKK from the coding sequence ATGAAAAAGCTCATTCAATTATTTGTCGCGATTTTTTTAATATCCGGCATCATCCTGTTTGCTTTGAACCGGTTGAATGCGACACAAGGTTACTCAGGAAAAAACGTCTTGAACATCTATAACTGGGGCGATTACATCGATCCGGAACTGATTGACCAGTTCGAAAAAGAGTCCGGCATCAAAGTCGTCTATCAGACGTTTGATTCGAACGAAGCAATGCTGACGAAAATCGAACAAGGGGGCACGACGTATGATATCGCGGTCCCGTCCGATTATGCGATTGCGAAGATGATCGAAGAAAAGTTAGTCTTACCGATTGATCAGAAAAAAGTCCCGAACTTAAAAAATATCGATCCACGGTTCCTTGATTTATCGTTTGATCCGGGCAACCGGTACTCGATTCCTTATTTTTGGGGAACGGTCGGGATCGTCTACAATCAAAAGTTGATTGACGGGAAAGAACCGACCAGTTGGAAAGACCTGTGGGATCCGGCACTGAAAAATCAAATCCTTCTCGCGGACGGAGCACGTGAAGTGATGGGGATGAGCCTGAACAGTCTCGGTTACTCACTCAACGAGACGGACGAAACCAAGCTGCAGGAAGCGAAAGCGAACCTGATGGAGTTGACACCAAACGTCAAGGCCATCGTCGGGGATGAAATCAAGTTGTTGCTCGCGAACGAAGAAGCAGGGATTGGTGTCGTCTGGTCCGGTGATGCGAATGAAATCATGAGTGAAAATGAAAATTTGAACTATGTGATTCCAAAGGAAGGATCAAACGTCTGGTTCGATAACATCGTCATTCCGAAAACGGCTAAAAACGTAAAAGGTGCCCATGAATTCATCAACTTCATGTTGGATCCGAAAAATGCCGCCAAAAATGCGGATTATGTCGGATACTCGACGCCAAACGAAGCAGCTTTAAAATTGCTTGATCGTGACGTGCGGGAAGACAAACGCTTTTATCCGGATAAACAGGTGACAGATACACTTGAAGTATATGAAAACTTAGGTAAGGAAATGCTTGCTCATTATAACGAACTATTTTTAGAGTTCAAAATGCATAAGAAATAA
- a CDS encoding YktB family protein: MTNQFTEEAFNAFQIDGLEQRMEAIRERIQPVFRQIGQDVAPDLTVHLAEDMYVHIAQHARRKVNPPNDTWMAFSPNKRGYKKHPHFQVGLFDDHLFIWLAYIYELPNKSQYATKLLEQQQLLHALPSDFVISYDHMKKDAQPIDETTLEQGLVRFRDVKKAEFLVGRHISADQVSAMSHDDLVQMIRNTYEQLVPIYKKIK, translated from the coding sequence GTGACTAATCAATTTACAGAAGAAGCATTCAATGCGTTTCAAATCGATGGACTGGAACAACGGATGGAGGCGATTCGGGAACGGATACAGCCCGTCTTCAGACAGATCGGCCAAGACGTTGCTCCTGATTTAACCGTTCATCTTGCGGAAGATATGTACGTGCATATTGCACAACATGCACGTCGGAAAGTAAACCCACCCAACGATACGTGGATGGCCTTTTCCCCTAACAAAAGAGGGTATAAAAAACATCCTCATTTTCAAGTCGGTCTGTTCGATGACCACTTATTCATCTGGTTAGCCTACATTTACGAGCTTCCGAACAAATCACAGTACGCTACTAAGTTGTTGGAACAGCAACAACTCCTGCATGCGCTCCCGTCTGACTTCGTCATTTCCTATGATCATATGAAAAAGGACGCACAGCCGATTGATGAGACGACGCTCGAGCAAGGCCTTGTCCGCTTCCGGGATGTAAAAAAGGCAGAGTTTTTAGTGGGTCGCCATATCTCGGCAGATCAAGTCAGTGCGATGTCACATGATGACCTAGTCCAGATGATTCGAAATACCTACGAACAACTCGTCCCAATCTATAAAAAGATTAAATAA
- a CDS encoding helix-turn-helix domain-containing protein, with product MRTIGNKIKNLRLQKGLTQEELGERTDLSKGYISQIEREISSPSIETLFSLLEVLGISAKDFFDEDTLNQKVVYSQKDVTRYEDLEQGYHVTWLIPESNEKEMEPVLLHLAPGGHFKAYEPSGSETFVYVLEGSVTLRLGRESFVATQGETLYYKASEIHQLRNDSKAETRVLVTATDSYL from the coding sequence TTGCGGACGATCGGAAACAAAATTAAAAATCTGCGTCTTCAAAAAGGCTTAACGCAAGAGGAGCTTGGGGAGCGAACGGATTTAAGTAAAGGTTACATCTCGCAAATCGAACGCGAAATCAGTTCGCCGTCGATTGAGACGCTGTTCAGTCTGCTTGAAGTACTCGGTATCTCGGCAAAAGATTTTTTTGACGAGGATACGTTGAATCAAAAGGTGGTTTATTCGCAAAAGGACGTCACGCGGTATGAGGACTTGGAACAAGGGTATCATGTGACATGGCTGATTCCGGAATCGAATGAAAAGGAAATGGAGCCCGTCTTGTTGCACTTGGCACCGGGCGGACATTTTAAAGCATACGAACCGTCCGGGTCGGAAACGTTCGTGTATGTACTCGAAGGATCGGTCACGTTGCGGCTTGGTCGGGAATCATTCGTGGCAACGCAAGGCGAGACACTCTATTATAAAGCTTCAGAAATTCATCAACTACGAAATGATTCAAAGGCAGAAACGAGAGTACTCGTGACAGCCACGGATTCGTATTTATAA
- a CDS encoding homing endonuclease associated repeat-containing protein yields MKQRVLTSQQTWTEEQLEMIQAIQALGELIQDRPRRTIYRRYAIEHGWPQPESIIRQFGSWPEALSAAGYEWHIDQQPEELERAPKYTKDEILKSFHRYAQDVGSTITLKKYQIWRKSVHHAPSHYHIVKMFGSWHDACTAAGLEASVTYSKAELAASLRQAIEEVGFSLSFEAYREWAKRNNKPSTKALLHRYGSWSAAIHAIESEIRISNQQAQ; encoded by the coding sequence TTGAAACAACGTGTACTTACGAGTCAGCAGACATGGACGGAAGAACAATTGGAAATGATTCAAGCCATCCAGGCATTAGGCGAGCTCATTCAAGATCGTCCCCGCCGGACGATTTATCGTCGCTATGCCATCGAACATGGTTGGCCACAACCGGAGAGCATCATTCGTCAGTTCGGATCTTGGCCGGAAGCTTTATCAGCAGCCGGTTATGAATGGCACATCGATCAACAACCGGAAGAACTCGAGCGTGCGCCGAAATATACGAAAGATGAAATCCTGAAATCGTTTCACCGGTATGCTCAGGATGTCGGATCGACCATTACTTTAAAAAAATATCAAATCTGGCGAAAATCGGTTCATCATGCGCCGAGTCATTATCATATCGTGAAGATGTTCGGATCTTGGCATGATGCGTGTACCGCTGCCGGATTAGAAGCCAGCGTCACGTATTCCAAAGCGGAACTTGCCGCTTCACTCCGCCAAGCCATCGAAGAAGTCGGTTTTTCGCTCTCATTTGAAGCGTACCGTGAATGGGCGAAACGAAACAACAAACCATCTACAAAAGCATTGTTACACCGTTATGGTTCTTGGTCCGCCGCCATTCACGCCATTGAAAGTGAAATCCGTATCAGTAACCAACAAGCTCAATAA
- a CDS encoding ABC transporter permease, translating to MMKRLKLANLYLIGVFIILYAPILYLAFYSFNSADNMTNFDSFTWDWYKEVFQDSRLLIIVLNTLVIALLSAAISTIIGVLGAIGIQAVRKKRIETSLLTLNSILIVSPDVIIGASFLIFFTMLGIKLGFTSVLLSHIAFSVPIVVILVLPKLQEMSPTLVDAARDLGASRLDVLTKVILPYITPGIFAGFFTALTYSLDDFAVTFFVTGNGFTTLSVEIYSLARQGISMKINALSTVIFLFTFLLVIGYYFLNQRSAMKLSRPEVK from the coding sequence ATGATGAAACGATTAAAATTAGCGAATCTGTACTTGATCGGTGTCTTCATCATCTTGTACGCACCGATTCTCTATCTGGCCTTCTACTCGTTTAACAGTGCCGATAACATGACGAACTTTGATTCCTTTACGTGGGATTGGTACAAGGAAGTCTTTCAGGATTCCCGACTCTTGATTATCGTTTTAAACACGCTGGTCATCGCACTTCTGTCTGCAGCGATTTCGACGATCATCGGTGTCCTCGGGGCCATCGGGATCCAGGCGGTCCGGAAAAAGCGGATCGAGACGTCGCTGTTGACCCTCAACAGCATCCTGATCGTCAGTCCCGATGTCATCATCGGTGCATCGTTCCTGATTTTCTTTACGATGCTCGGCATTAAGCTCGGCTTTACGTCTGTCCTGTTGTCACACATCGCGTTTTCTGTCCCGATCGTCGTCATTCTAGTCCTGCCGAAACTGCAGGAGATGAGTCCGACACTCGTCGATGCGGCCCGTGACCTCGGTGCAAGCCGACTCGATGTCCTGACGAAAGTCATCTTGCCGTACATCACACCCGGTATCTTTGCCGGTTTCTTTACGGCATTGACGTATTCACTGGATGATTTCGCCGTAACGTTTTTCGTCACGGGAAATGGATTCACGACGTTGTCCGTTGAAATCTATTCACTCGCGCGTCAAGGAATCTCGATGAAAATCAATGCCTTGTCGACCGTGATTTTCCTGTTTACGTTCTTACTCGTCATCGGCTACTACTTCCTGAACCAGCGTTCTGCGATGAAGTTGTCCCGACCGGAGGTGAAATGA
- a CDS encoding ABC transporter permease — protein MQKTRNWYLIPYSFWIALFVIAPIVLVVYYSFLDLEGHFSLVNYQKFFTSTYLTMTLSSFWYAFLITLFSLAIGYPTAYLLTKTKHKQLWLLLIILPTWINLLLKAYAFIGLFSTYGWANQTLEAIGIGRKQILFTDFSFVFVSVYIFIPFMILPIFNAIEKLNPSLVFAARDLGASNFMTFRRVVFPLTLDGVKSGCQLVFIPALSLFMITRLIAGNRVITLGTAIEQQFLVTQNWGMGATIAVFLIIAMAIILALTSTKRKKGATT, from the coding sequence ATGCAGAAGACACGCAACTGGTACCTGATTCCGTATAGTTTTTGGATTGCGTTGTTCGTCATCGCACCAATCGTTCTGGTCGTCTATTATTCGTTCCTTGATCTCGAAGGGCACTTCTCGCTCGTTAACTATCAGAAGTTCTTTACATCGACGTATTTGACGATGACGCTCAGCTCGTTTTGGTATGCCTTTTTGATCACGTTGTTTTCACTCGCCATCGGTTATCCGACAGCTTATCTGTTAACGAAAACAAAGCACAAACAATTGTGGTTGCTACTGATCATCTTACCGACATGGATCAACTTACTGTTGAAAGCATATGCGTTCATCGGTCTGTTCAGCACATACGGATGGGCGAACCAGACGCTTGAAGCGATCGGAATCGGCCGGAAACAGATTTTGTTCACGGACTTCAGTTTCGTGTTCGTTTCCGTCTATATCTTTATTCCGTTCATGATCTTACCAATCTTTAATGCGATTGAAAAACTGAACCCATCGCTCGTCTTTGCAGCCCGTGATCTCGGGGCGTCGAATTTCATGACGTTCCGTCGTGTCGTCTTTCCGTTGACGCTGGACGGGGTGAAGTCGGGCTGCCAACTCGTTTTCATTCCGGCGCTGTCGTTATTCATGATTACGCGTCTGATTGCCGGGAACCGGGTCATCACACTCGGAACAGCGATTGAACAACAGTTTCTTGTCACGCAGAACTGGGGCATGGGCGCGACGATTGCCGTCTTCCTGATTATTGCGATGGCCATCATTCTGGCATTGACGAGTACGAAACGGAAGAAAGGAGCGACGACATGA
- a CDS encoding TspO/MBR family protein encodes MKNKWIWLNWLGFVFTIAVNALDGGKTGRISDTISTYFKPAGYAFSIWGLIYLVLLVWLIMQTIPKFKEHDIAKKIGPWFLISCLFNAGWIVTFSYKLFPLSVVVIVGLLISLIVIYSKIDRETKALRFKLPFSLYLGWVSVATIANIFLTIDTENINSWLGIGDAGWTMIMLGVGVILALLFMFANRDPIYPLVFVWAYIAINFQSDNGLVDTVVLGSVVVLLAGYVFLLVRMRRQVQLSK; translated from the coding sequence TTGAAAAACAAATGGATTTGGCTCAATTGGCTTGGCTTTGTCTTTACGATTGCCGTCAATGCACTGGACGGCGGAAAAACCGGACGGATTTCGGATACGATCAGCACTTATTTTAAACCCGCAGGTTATGCGTTCTCGATTTGGGGACTCATCTATCTTGTTTTACTCGTTTGGCTCATCATGCAGACGATTCCGAAGTTCAAGGAACATGATATCGCTAAAAAAATCGGACCGTGGTTCTTGATCAGCTGTCTGTTCAATGCTGGCTGGATCGTTACGTTCTCATACAAGCTGTTTCCGTTGTCGGTTGTCGTCATCGTCGGTCTTTTGATTTCCCTGATTGTCATCTACTCCAAAATCGACCGCGAGACAAAAGCTTTACGTTTTAAATTACCGTTTTCGCTTTATCTCGGCTGGGTCTCGGTTGCGACGATTGCGAATATCTTCTTGACCATCGATACGGAAAACATCAACTCATGGCTTGGAATCGGAGATGCCGGCTGGACGATGATCATGCTTGGTGTCGGTGTCATTTTGGCGTTGTTGTTCATGTTCGCTAATCGCGATCCGATTTATCCACTCGTTTTCGTTTGGGCTTATATCGCCATCAATTTCCAGTCGGACAACGGACTTGTCGATACGGTTGTCCTCGGAAGCGTCGTCGTCCTGCTCGCCGGATATGTCTTCTTGCTTGTCCGGATGCGTCGTCAGGTTCAACTGAGCAAGTAA
- a CDS encoding GGDEF domain-containing protein has product MRRFQQYLLRSWIVFFLVVIGIDLLAKSRDYSPSIDFFTFMLVVVLATIFVIDPVRRRHMSFTFHFGFVLFTFLTYGLLSAVCVGQLTMLIYQLRTVHTAIGRRRMLHNYPFNVTLELLLILPAGLAYNALGGTHGQDFTLIQNVGPLLVMVVILWCVLLFQYKLSNFLLGENIPSSVMLPLLRFEAVVIAAELLFGVFSTLMVQNNGNSGLVMTAFALFIIKRSLGSSVHASDRIEHWEQIERLKEAAWKDGDAQFIIERYLRQLNHFVRPDIAWIKFDFSDGHSVYYSLKDGRKLKADHVRGIVIEEIIEDKEEVLLYGMQQEWDIRLYDCVPEETQSILFIQPEATEKINCSLFLASEASGEFTKDFGYELYRALRVLSWAVERAQERERLLTDSRTDAMTKLPNYRALQEWGDRRIRQRDLYPFSALMIDLDHFKQINDTYGHEVGDVVLFEVAKLLMQATRITDLVARYGGEEFVVLLPNTDLESAQIVAERIRETLHANPIQVEEGSLSITASIGVDTLNELGDLASLIRNADRAMYVGAKFQGRDRVASYQEWKERVV; this is encoded by the coding sequence GTGCGTCGCTTTCAACAATATCTCCTTCGAAGCTGGATTGTCTTTTTTCTTGTGGTCATTGGGATAGACTTACTGGCGAAATCAAGAGACTACAGTCCGAGCATCGATTTTTTTACATTCATGCTGGTTGTAGTCTTGGCTACGATTTTTGTCATTGATCCGGTTCGCAGAAGACATATGAGTTTTACCTTTCATTTTGGATTCGTTCTTTTTACTTTTTTAACATATGGCTTATTATCAGCCGTCTGTGTCGGTCAATTAACGATGTTGATTTATCAATTACGGACTGTTCACACGGCAATCGGACGGAGACGTATGCTACATAATTATCCGTTTAACGTCACGCTCGAATTATTACTGATCTTGCCGGCTGGACTTGCCTACAATGCGTTAGGCGGAACACACGGGCAAGACTTCACCTTGATTCAGAATGTGGGACCATTGCTCGTGATGGTCGTGATTTTATGGTGCGTCTTATTGTTCCAATACAAATTATCGAATTTTTTACTTGGTGAAAATATCCCGAGCAGTGTCATGTTACCGTTATTACGTTTTGAGGCGGTTGTCATCGCGGCAGAGTTACTATTTGGTGTTTTCAGTACATTGATGGTGCAAAACAACGGAAACAGTGGTCTGGTCATGACAGCCTTTGCCCTCTTCATCATCAAACGTTCGCTCGGCAGTTCCGTTCATGCCAGTGACCGAATCGAACACTGGGAACAAATTGAACGTTTAAAAGAAGCAGCCTGGAAAGACGGCGACGCCCAGTTCATCATCGAACGGTATCTCCGGCAATTAAATCATTTTGTTCGTCCTGATATTGCTTGGATCAAGTTTGACTTCAGTGATGGTCATTCCGTGTACTATTCGTTGAAGGATGGACGGAAATTAAAGGCCGATCATGTCCGGGGGATTGTCATTGAAGAAATCATTGAAGACAAAGAAGAAGTCCTGTTATATGGCATGCAACAGGAATGGGATATCCGTCTCTACGATTGTGTTCCGGAAGAAACCCAGTCCATTTTATTCATTCAGCCGGAAGCGACAGAAAAAATCAACTGTTCCTTATTCTTGGCATCCGAGGCAAGCGGTGAGTTTACAAAAGATTTTGGCTACGAGCTGTACCGGGCTTTACGTGTGCTGTCATGGGCAGTCGAACGGGCGCAGGAACGGGAACGCCTCTTGACGGACAGCCGGACCGATGCGATGACGAAATTGCCGAACTACCGTGCCTTACAGGAGTGGGGCGACCGCCGGATCAGACAACGGGATCTATATCCGTTCTCAGCCTTGATGATTGATTTGGATCATTTCAAGCAGATCAATGATACGTATGGGCATGAGGTAGGGGACGTCGTATTATTCGAAGTCGCCAAACTGTTAATGCAGGCGACACGGATTACGGATCTCGTCGCCCGGTATGGCGGCGAAGAATTTGTCGTCTTGTTACCGAATACGGATCTAGAATCGGCGCAAATCGTGGCGGAACGGATTCGCGAGACGTTACACGCCAATCCGATTCAGGTGGAAGAAGGTTCGTTAAGTATCACGGCGAGTATCGGTGTCGATACGTTAAACGAACTGGGGGATTTGGCGAGTCTGATCCGTAATGCCGACCGTGCGATGTATGTCGGTGCCAAGTTCCAAGGGCGCGATCGTGTCGCATCGTATCAAGAATGGAAAGAACGTGTTGTTTAA